GTACTTTTTGCATTCCAAAATGTGTGGCAATTGGGGTTATCAGGTCCTAGCCAAGGCGATCCTTGAGGAATCGATTGAGGAGATGAAGCACGCCGACAAGGTCATCGCGCGCATCCTATCCCTTGACGGACGCCCAAATCTGTCAAGCTATGATCGGATTGCAATCGGCGGTAACATCCGGCAGCAGTTGGAGAACGATCTCGCGCTGGAGATGGCCGCGCTCAAAATTCTG
The Candidatus Methylomirabilota bacterium DNA segment above includes these coding regions:
- the bfr gene encoding bacterioferritin yields the protein MQGHPQIIELLNSVLRMELTGINQYFLHSKMCGNWGYQVLAKAILEESIEEMKHADKVIARILSLDGRPNLSSYDRIAIGGNIRQQLENDLALEMAALKILNPGVKLCVELQDTGSRELLERITVDEERHAGWIEAQIHQIDELGYENYLAEQI